The genomic interval TTCGAGCTTCCCGGAATCGCCCGACACTTCGTCCCTCCTGAAAAACAGTTGGTCAACTCAATCCCTTTCATCACCGCGCTCCTTTTCGGAAGCCGGCTCAATCCTCATCAGGAAGGTCGTAAAACCCGGTGCCGGGTTTCAGCAGTTCCGCCTCTTTAATCAAACGGCAGAATTCCTTTTTCGACACATCATGCATAGTGCCCTCGCCGGATACCGGATCGGCCATGACCTTATATTTCACCGTCAGACGCTCCCGCTCGACGAGCCGGATATATTCGCCGTCTTTTTCCCAGATCTGTCCCTGAACCAGTTTCATTAAACATCCTTCCCGTCGCGGAGATCCGCAATCCGCTGCATGATCAGCTTGGCATAATCATCGTATGCCGCCCGACCGGTTCCCAGCGCTTTGAATTCCTCCTGCGTAATCGGTTTTCCATACGTAACCGTCAGTTTGCGCGGCTTAATAAACCGCGCCCCTTTCGGATATGCCTCAAACGTACCGTCAATATAAGCCGGCACCACAACGCAACCCGATTTTTCAATAATAAATCCGATGCCGCCCTTCGCTTCCTGCAGCTCGCCGTCTTCCGTACGCGTCCCCTCCGGAAACATCGAAACCGCCTTGCCCTCTTTCAGCGCTTTAATCGTCAGCTTCAGTGCCTTGATATCTCCGGTGCCACGCGAAACCGGAATGCAGCCGACATGGTCCATCCACCAGGAACCGAATTTGGAATTCCACAGCGTGTCACGCGCCATAAAATGCACCGGGCGGCCGCGATAGCCGACCCCCACCACCGGCGGGTCCAGAAAACTTGCATGGTTCGAAGCCAGCAGCACCCCGCCACGATCCGGAATATTCTCCGCACCGCGAATACGCAGACGGTGCCAGATCAGCAGAAACAGTTTGAACACGCGCGTCGATGCCTGATACACGCGCATATCGGCCATTACTTCCTGTTTGTCGGAATCAATCATTCAGCTCACTCCTTTACCGCATCGATTACAGTCCGGATCACATCTTCAAGAGTCATCGATGTGCTGTCAATCACCTGGGCGCCCGGAGCCACGGTCAACGGATCCGTCTTTCGGGTTGAATCAATCCGGTCCCGCTTTCTGAGGCTCTCCATCACCTCTTCGGCCTTTTCATTTTCACCGGCCGCCACCAGCTCGCGATAGCGCCGCATCGCCCGTTCCTCCGGATCGGCATCCAGATA from Verrucomicrobia bacterium S94 carries:
- a CDS encoding 1-acyl-sn-glycerol-3-phosphate acyltransferase, giving the protein MIDSDKQEVMADMRVYQASTRVFKLFLLIWHRLRIRGAENIPDRGGVLLASNHASFLDPPVVGVGYRGRPVHFMARDTLWNSKFGSWWMDHVGCIPVSRGTGDIKALKLTIKALKEGKAVSMFPEGTRTEDGELQEAKGGIGFIIEKSGCVVVPAYIDGTFEAYPKGARFIKPRKLTVTYGKPITQEEFKALGTGRAAYDDYAKLIMQRIADLRDGKDV